A DNA window from Archocentrus centrarchus isolate MPI-CPG fArcCen1 chromosome 15, fArcCen1, whole genome shotgun sequence contains the following coding sequences:
- the vit gene encoding vitrin isoform X4 gives MIRASLTAICLVLLLSYECWAKPNGSKNKKPKQVVPAIDCDVRAGKISLPEFIVKCPARCRETKQQVYGTGVFASISSICNAAIHSGVITNSGGKVIVRKMAGQNIYKGSNSNGVRSLSLPKWRESFVVSEGRPKKGVIYPSTLDYVPSRPTYVKTSQKETTTLPPTTIAPEPTPTTPEPTTTTTTTPTPTTTSTTTTPPPPPPPPPPTTKARAVVHKVREAGVRKQEAGSTIRRQLSSPVGPVFNRVQPAPPERTPTMSQSNPALPRRDWPLPSFPRPDWFPGARRPADISYAVPDSGYTWSETDTPEVTARDHRPDISEYERWYYNFGPYPPRPADSDRKMLDTGNAKVEPVDAWNPDANLYESGFSVREQEPQLRAPEPVSQGNPDCKVDLAFLMDGSWSIGKRRFKIQKDFLAEVAQTINVGVAGPMMGIIQYGDDPVTEISLKSHSNSREVKTAIDKIAQKGGLSNVGKALYYINKHYFSDASGNRGGAPNVAVVLVDGWPTDKVEEASRLARESGINIFFVTIEGPDDNEKQNLVEANFVDKAVCRTSGFFSLPVNSWFALRKAVQPLVKRVCDTDRLVCSKTCLNANDIAFVIDGSSSVGTGNFRTVLQFVANITREFEISDTDTRVGAVQYTYEQRLEFAFGQYNNKAELLNAIKRINYWSGGTSTGAAITYAAEQLFSKSKPNKRKIMIVITDGRSYDDVRVPALAVHRQGVIAYSIGIAWAAQDELEYIATDPDKEHSFFVDEFDNLYKFVPKIIHNICQEFNSQPRN, from the exons ATGATCAGAGCATCACTCACTGCCATCTGCCTTG TGCTCCTCCTGTCCTATGAATGCTGGGCCAAGCCTAACGGATCAAAGAACAAGAAACCAAAGCAAG TTGTTCCAGCTATAGATTGCGATGTCAGAGCAGGAAAGATCAGTCTCCCAGAATTCATAGTAAAATGTCCTGCACGCTGTAGGGAAACCAAGCAGCAAGTCTATGGGACAGGAGTGTTCGCCTCCATCTCCAGCATCTGCAATGCAGCCATCCACAG tggtgtcatcacCAACTCAGGAGGAAAGGTGATAGTGAGGAAGATGGCCGGACAGAATATCTACAAAGGCAGCAACTCCAACGGGGTGcgctctctgtctctgcctAAGTGGAGGGAGTCATTCGTTGTCTCAG AGGGGAGGCCCAAGAAGGGAGTAATCTACCCATCCACTCTGGATTACGTCCCTTCAAGACCGACTTATGTGAAAACAA gtCAAAAGGAGACCACAACACTTCCTCCAACAACAATAGCACCTGAACCCACACCAACAACTCCTGAACCGACCACGACCACTACCACCACACCGACTCCAACCACGACTTCCACCACcactacaccaccaccaccaccaccaccaccaccccctacTACCAAGGCTCGAGCTGTTGTACACAAAGTGAGGGAAGCAG GTGTGCGCAAACAAGAGGCAGGGTCGACTATCCGGAGGCAGCTATCCTCTCCAGTTGGTCCAG TTTTTAACAGGGTTCAGCCTGCCCCGCCCGAGCGAACTCCAACCATGAGCCAGTCCAACCCTG cttTGCCCAGAAGGGATTGGCCACTCCCCTCTTTTCCTCGTCCCGATTGGTTCCCCGGAGCTCGACGACCAGCAG ATATAAGTTACGCAGTCCCAGACTCAGGATACACGTGGAGTGAGACCGACACACCTGAGGTTACAG CTCGGGATCACAGGCCTGATATCTCAGAATATGAGCGCTGGTATTATAACTTTGGACCATACC CGCCCCGACCTGCTGACTCGGACCGTAAAATGCTGGATACAGGCAACGCTAAAG TGGAGCCGGTGGACGCCTGGAATCCAGACGCAAACCTTTATGAATCAG GCTTCAGTGTGAGGGAACAAGAGCCTCAGCTCAGAGCACCTGAACCCGTGTCACAGGGAAATCCAG ACTGTAAGGTGGACCTGGCCTTTTTGATGGATGGGAGCTGGAGCATTGGCAAGCGGCGTTTTAAGATCCAGAAAGACTTCCTGGCTGAGGTGGCGCAGACCATCAATGTGGGCGTGGCTGGCCCCATGATGGGCATCATCCAATATGG AGATGACCCTGTGACAGAGATCAGCCTGAAGTCTCACTCCAACTCCAGAGAGGTGAAGACAGCCATAGATAAGATTGCGCAGAAAGGAGGCCTCTCCAATGTGG GAAAAGCCCTCTACTACATCAACAAGCACTACTTCAGTGATGCCAGTGGAAACCGAGGAGGAGCACCCAACGTGGCCGTGGTGCTAGTGGACGGTTGGCCCACAGACAAGGTGGAAGAGGCGTCTCGACTTGCTCGCGAGTCTGgcatcaacatcttctttgTCACTATTGAGGGCCCCGATGACAATGAGAAACAGAACCTAGTTGAGGCCAACTTTGTTGACAAG GCTGTGTGTCGGACCAGTGGcttcttctcacttcctgtgaacagctggtttgCCCTGAGGAAGGCCGTGCAGCCCCTGGTGAAGCGAGTGTGCGACACAGACCGCCTGGTGTGCAGCAAAACCTGCCTCAACGCCAACGACATCGCCTTTGTCATAGACGGATCTAGCAGTGTGGGAACTGGCAACTTCCGCACCGTGTTGCAGTTTGTGGCCAACATCACGCGGGAGTTTGAGATCTCAGACACAGATACGAGGGTCGGGGCCGTGCAGTACACGTATGAGCAGAGGCTGGAGTTTGCCTTCGGCCAGTACAACAACAAAGCTGAGCTGCTGAATGCCATCAAACGCATCAACTATTGGAGTGGTGGGACAAGCACTGGAGCTGCCATCACCTACGCggcagagcagcttttcagcaAATCCAAACCCAACAAACGCAAGATCATGATTGTCATCACAGACGGGCGCTCTTATGATGATGTCAGGGTGCCGGCGTTGGCGGTCCATCGCCAAG GTGTGATTGCCTACTCCATCGGCATCGCCTGGGCAGCCCAGGACGAGCTGGAGTACATCGCCACGGACCCCGACAAGGAGCACTCCTTCTTCGTGGATGAGTTTGACAACCTCTACAAATTTGTACCCAAAATCATCCACAACATCTGCCAGGAGTTCAACTCTCAGCCCAGAAACTGA
- the vit gene encoding vitrin isoform X2 has product MIRASLTAICLVLLLSYECWAKPNGSKNKKPKQVVPAIDCDVRAGKISLPEFIVKCPARCRETKQQVYGTGVFASISSICNAAIHSGVITNSGGKVIVRKMAGQNIYKGSNSNGVRSLSLPKWRESFVVSEGRPKKGVIYPSTLDYVPSRPTYVKTSQKETTTLPPTTIAPEPTPTTPEPTTTTTTTPTPTTTSTTTTPPPPPPPPPPTTKARAVVHKVREAGSIHPYLARAAASSSRQTQNGQGKSPSQVFRGSSYSHRFPQRTSAGVRKQEAGSTIRRQLSSPVGPVFNRVQPAPPERTPTMSQSNPALPRRDWPLPSFPRPDWFPGARRPADISYAVPDSGYTWSETDTPEVTAPRPADSDRKMLDTGNAKVEPVDAWNPDANLYESGFSVREQEPQLRAPEPVSQGNPDCKVDLAFLMDGSWSIGKRRFKIQKDFLAEVAQTINVGVAGPMMGIIQYGDDPVTEISLKSHSNSREVKTAIDKIAQKGGLSNVGKALYYINKHYFSDASGNRGGAPNVAVVLVDGWPTDKVEEASRLARESGINIFFVTIEGPDDNEKQNLVEANFVDKAVCRTSGFFSLPVNSWFALRKAVQPLVKRVCDTDRLVCSKTCLNANDIAFVIDGSSSVGTGNFRTVLQFVANITREFEISDTDTRVGAVQYTYEQRLEFAFGQYNNKAELLNAIKRINYWSGGTSTGAAITYAAEQLFSKSKPNKRKIMIVITDGRSYDDVRVPALAVHRQGVIAYSIGIAWAAQDELEYIATDPDKEHSFFVDEFDNLYKFVPKIIHNICQEFNSQPRN; this is encoded by the exons ATGATCAGAGCATCACTCACTGCCATCTGCCTTG TGCTCCTCCTGTCCTATGAATGCTGGGCCAAGCCTAACGGATCAAAGAACAAGAAACCAAAGCAAG TTGTTCCAGCTATAGATTGCGATGTCAGAGCAGGAAAGATCAGTCTCCCAGAATTCATAGTAAAATGTCCTGCACGCTGTAGGGAAACCAAGCAGCAAGTCTATGGGACAGGAGTGTTCGCCTCCATCTCCAGCATCTGCAATGCAGCCATCCACAG tggtgtcatcacCAACTCAGGAGGAAAGGTGATAGTGAGGAAGATGGCCGGACAGAATATCTACAAAGGCAGCAACTCCAACGGGGTGcgctctctgtctctgcctAAGTGGAGGGAGTCATTCGTTGTCTCAG AGGGGAGGCCCAAGAAGGGAGTAATCTACCCATCCACTCTGGATTACGTCCCTTCAAGACCGACTTATGTGAAAACAA gtCAAAAGGAGACCACAACACTTCCTCCAACAACAATAGCACCTGAACCCACACCAACAACTCCTGAACCGACCACGACCACTACCACCACACCGACTCCAACCACGACTTCCACCACcactacaccaccaccaccaccaccaccaccaccccctacTACCAAGGCTCGAGCTGTTGTACACAAAGTGAGGGAAGCAG GCAGCATTCACCCATATCTTGCCCGTGCGGCAGCTTCAAGTTCAA GACAGACACAGAATGGTCAAGGAAAGAGTCCCAGCCAAG TATTCAGAGGAAGTTCCTATTCACATAGATTTCCACAACGCACCAGTGCAG GTGTGCGCAAACAAGAGGCAGGGTCGACTATCCGGAGGCAGCTATCCTCTCCAGTTGGTCCAG TTTTTAACAGGGTTCAGCCTGCCCCGCCCGAGCGAACTCCAACCATGAGCCAGTCCAACCCTG cttTGCCCAGAAGGGATTGGCCACTCCCCTCTTTTCCTCGTCCCGATTGGTTCCCCGGAGCTCGACGACCAGCAG ATATAAGTTACGCAGTCCCAGACTCAGGATACACGTGGAGTGAGACCGACACACCTGAGGTTACAG CGCCCCGACCTGCTGACTCGGACCGTAAAATGCTGGATACAGGCAACGCTAAAG TGGAGCCGGTGGACGCCTGGAATCCAGACGCAAACCTTTATGAATCAG GCTTCAGTGTGAGGGAACAAGAGCCTCAGCTCAGAGCACCTGAACCCGTGTCACAGGGAAATCCAG ACTGTAAGGTGGACCTGGCCTTTTTGATGGATGGGAGCTGGAGCATTGGCAAGCGGCGTTTTAAGATCCAGAAAGACTTCCTGGCTGAGGTGGCGCAGACCATCAATGTGGGCGTGGCTGGCCCCATGATGGGCATCATCCAATATGG AGATGACCCTGTGACAGAGATCAGCCTGAAGTCTCACTCCAACTCCAGAGAGGTGAAGACAGCCATAGATAAGATTGCGCAGAAAGGAGGCCTCTCCAATGTGG GAAAAGCCCTCTACTACATCAACAAGCACTACTTCAGTGATGCCAGTGGAAACCGAGGAGGAGCACCCAACGTGGCCGTGGTGCTAGTGGACGGTTGGCCCACAGACAAGGTGGAAGAGGCGTCTCGACTTGCTCGCGAGTCTGgcatcaacatcttctttgTCACTATTGAGGGCCCCGATGACAATGAGAAACAGAACCTAGTTGAGGCCAACTTTGTTGACAAG GCTGTGTGTCGGACCAGTGGcttcttctcacttcctgtgaacagctggtttgCCCTGAGGAAGGCCGTGCAGCCCCTGGTGAAGCGAGTGTGCGACACAGACCGCCTGGTGTGCAGCAAAACCTGCCTCAACGCCAACGACATCGCCTTTGTCATAGACGGATCTAGCAGTGTGGGAACTGGCAACTTCCGCACCGTGTTGCAGTTTGTGGCCAACATCACGCGGGAGTTTGAGATCTCAGACACAGATACGAGGGTCGGGGCCGTGCAGTACACGTATGAGCAGAGGCTGGAGTTTGCCTTCGGCCAGTACAACAACAAAGCTGAGCTGCTGAATGCCATCAAACGCATCAACTATTGGAGTGGTGGGACAAGCACTGGAGCTGCCATCACCTACGCggcagagcagcttttcagcaAATCCAAACCCAACAAACGCAAGATCATGATTGTCATCACAGACGGGCGCTCTTATGATGATGTCAGGGTGCCGGCGTTGGCGGTCCATCGCCAAG GTGTGATTGCCTACTCCATCGGCATCGCCTGGGCAGCCCAGGACGAGCTGGAGTACATCGCCACGGACCCCGACAAGGAGCACTCCTTCTTCGTGGATGAGTTTGACAACCTCTACAAATTTGTACCCAAAATCATCCACAACATCTGCCAGGAGTTCAACTCTCAGCCCAGAAACTGA